The sequence GTATTTATTGATGGAATAGCAAATAAAATGCACCTTCATTCGCATTCTTTATCTTTAAAATTGCCAAATAATAAGGATATTACTATTGATGCTCCACTCCCTGAGCATATTGTGGAGTCTGTTAAAATTCTGAGCCTATAGGCCACAGATGCACGAATTTCTAGTTTAATGCGTGTAATCGTGATGTCATTCCAGTGCTACGACACTGGAATCTAGTCTTTTCGTTATAGACATTATTTTAACATATGCTTCCAGAATCTGTTGTTCATTGCACAATTTGTAAGGATTTTTATACCTGGATCCCAGTGTCACGCACTGGGATGACAAAAGGAAGATACTGAGATGACACCCTTAGTTGATACTTAATACCAGTCCTATCGCTTTACGGGATGTTCGTGCAGTTGTGGCCTGTAGGCTTCAGAACTTGCTATCTTAATATATGCCTCTTGACGAGATGAATTGACTTTTTTGATAAGATACATAATAATTAAGTTAGGTGTTTTAGATTAGAGGTAAAATTATGACAATGAATTATGAACAGTGGGAAAAAATATTAAGTGAAATAAACAACGATGAAGATTTAAATAAAGATAATATAATTGAAAAATTAAAAGAAAAATTAAAAGTAGAAGACGAAGATGAGTATAAAGAATGGGAAGAAGCTGGTTCTGATGTAAATTACCGGTTTGGAATAAAATATACTGAAGCTCGCGTAGAGCGTGGATTTTTTGGCTTACCATCCATATGTCACAAAGTAGAAATTCATCAGACAACACTATTTAGTTTAGCTGCTATTACTGGTTATGTGAAGATAGTAGAAGCTCTAATAGAAAAAGGGATAGACATCAATGCAACAGATAAAGATGGGTTGACTCCTTTGCATGAGGTTGTCGGTAATGGTCATGTGGAAGTGATGAATATTCTAATAAAAAAAGGAGCAAATGTTAACGCTGTGGGTAAAGATGGGCATACACTTTTGCATGTTGCTGCTTACGTGGATAACAAAGAGATAGTAGAATTTCTGATAAAGAAAGGTCTAAATATTAATTTAGCAAATAAATATGGACATAGTCCATTACATATAGCTGCTGACAGAAATAATAAAAAAGTAGTTGAAGTCCTAATAAAAAATGGAGCAAATGTTAATGCAGTAAGTGAGAATGGATTTACTCCTTTGCATTTTGCTGCTTCACATTTCTTCCATAGAGAGACTATAAATGCTCTAATAGAAGGAGGTGCAGATCCGTTACTCAAGGATAATTTTGGTAAAACTCCAATAGATTCTAATATAAGTGGGTACATAATAGAGTTTTTAGAGAAAAAGGCAATTAAAAAAGGGGTTTTTTATGGTGGGTCAACAGCATTATTATGTACTGCTATAGCAGTAGCACTCTTCACAACAGGAGTGGTTGAAGTTGGCTTAATGCCTATAATAATAGCAGTAGTTGCAATTGCAACAGCAGCACTAGCGGTTGGTGGTCTTACATATATGACATTAAAGCCTAGTACTGAAATAGAAGGACAGAATGTAGAGGAAACTGCACATGAAGGGAAACAAGGCTTGTCTGCATAATTCTTGCACTAAAGTGCGTGACGCTTGGATCTAGTTATTATCTCTATCTCAGTGGGCTTTGTCGATTGCAAAACATAAAGTGTTTTTCACACAAAATAATTCTGTGATATTTCCATGGATGGGTAAACTCGTATATTTGCTGAGTTTACCCTATCTTCGGTTTTTCTATTGTTTTTTAATCCAGAATTTAGGTTACAAAGTAAAAAAAAGCTAACGATCTGGTTCGTTAGATGCTAATTTTTCTGAATCCTTAAGTTCTTGCTTAAGATTTTTGATACCTTTTCCTAAATCACCCATAACTTGTGGTAATCTACCTGCACCAAATAAAACTAGAATTATTATTAAGACTAGAAACAATTGCCATGGTCCTAAACTCATTTGTACCTCCATTGAAATAACCTTTAAATATTGATACTTGACTAAAGCCAAGTACAACATAAAGTATATCACCTTTATTTCACAATCGAGCAAGATTTTTTAACATTAGAAGTTAAAAAATAATAGGCTATAGCTGTACAGCACACTATGTAATGATATTATTATTCATTACCACCTATTTTTTAGAAATAATTACCATTGCAGGGCGAAGCAATCTACCTTTAATCGTATAACCAGTTTGTAGAACCTTAACAATAGTGCCAAGCTCTTTTTCGTTGTCTTCTGTTTCTAGAACAGCTTGATGTAAATTACTATCAAAAAGGTCACCCAGTGGATCCACTTCTTCTATTCCATGCTTTTTTAGATCATTTACAATTTTTTGATGAGCTACTTTGATTCCTTCATGAACAGGGTCACCATCTTTCAAAATTTCCATTACTTTGTTTAAATTATCACATGAGTCGATCATATCGCGTGCAAACTTTGTTACTGCAAAGTCATTTGCATCACTAATTTGTTTTTGCATTATGCGTTTAACGTTTTCATTATCCGCAACAGCACGGCGTAAATGATCTTCAAGCTGAGCTGCACGCTCTCTTAATGTGTTCAGATCTTCATTGAAGTCACTAGTTTCTTTATTATTATCATCTTGTTGATCATCACCTTTGTGTTTATTTACCATATCAACAAACTTTTTCTTTTTTTCTTTGCTATTATCCGACATATCGCTCCATTCAAGAATCTAGTAAATATATAGCAATTAATCTAAAAATATCAAGCATTAGCTACATTCGTCTTTCTATGCTAATATTTAAAAAGTCAACTAAAGCATTTTTATAAATGGAATCAGAAAAAGTACTGATACTGTCTTGTGCTGCATTAATATAGTGTTTTGCTTTCTTTATAGAAAGATGAATAGCATTGTGATTATTAATATAGACCATTGCCTGATCAAAATTACGCTCAGCTGAAGAAAAGCATTTTTGCCAGAATTTTTTCTCTTCCGAATAGCCTTTTTCGTATGCTATAATAGCAGGTAATGTTACTTTACCTTCAAAAAAATCTTTTCCTACTTGTTTTCCAGAAGTGCTCTGGTCAGCAGTGTAATCAAGCACATCATCAATTATTTGAAATGCCATACCAAAATTAAAACCGAAATTCTTTAACCTCTCTGTTTCATCATTTGTGCTACCCGATACAATAGCTGCAGCCTCGCAACACGCAGAAAATAAAGATGCTGTCTTTTCTCCAATGATATCAAAATAATTTTCCCTCATTGTGCTGGGGTCAAAAAGTGTTGTCATCTGCTTTATTTCACCTCTCACAAGGAAGTGAGATGCTTCAGACAAAATGGATAGAATATTTAAATTTCCACACTCTATAAGCCATTGGAATGCTAAAGTTAATAACAGATCACCAACTAAAATACTTGATTTATTTCCCCATATTTTGTTTGCTGTTTTAACACCATGACGCGCATCGCTTTCATCCAAAACATCGTCATGAAGTAAGGTTGCATTGTGTATAAACTCTACTGCTGCAGCAACATTGATACTATTATTGCCAGAATAGTCCAGCATTTTACATATAATAAAGACAAGCTTAGGCCTTATTTTTTTTCCACCTGACTCAATAAGGTGAGATATAATATTAGCGGCAAGTTCAGTATGCTCACTATTGACATTCCTGAAGATAAATTCTTTCATAGCAAACAAATCAGAAGATATGATACCACCCAATTTATCGTTACTTGTTAAATCAGCGTTTAGCATTAAAGAGACTTATGCCTCTTGTCCTTTTGTTGTCTTTTTTTCTACTTTCTTTTCTTCTGTTTCTGAAGTAACCAGGCCCTTTTTGATAAACCATAGCACCCTTTCAGTTGCTTGTGCACCAACACTGAGCCAGTGCTTTAATCTATCAGCCTTTATTACAACACGATTTTTATTGTCTTTCGGTAGCATCGGATCATATTGCCCTATTCTCTCAATAAACCGCCCATCTCTTGGTGCGCGTGCATCAGCTACAACTATCCTATAAAAAGGACGTTTTTTTGCTCCAAATCTTGCCAATCTTATTTTTACTGCCATTTTAACCTTTATTCATATATTTTTATAATTTTATACGCTGAGCAAATTAAGTCAAACGAATTATGCAACAATATACGTTATCATTACAGTGCAATATCAATATGCAATGTTTAATATGCCAATTATAACTCTTGATAAAGTAACTATAGCGCTATATAATTTAATACAATTAATAATTGTAGGAGTTAATCATGGGTATAAAAGAATTACAAAGAAAATTACTTGGAATAATTGGAGAGATGCTAGTAATCGAGGATAATGAGACTATAAAAGCCTATAAACAAGAAGCGATAAACATTGTTGGTGAACTAAAAGATCATATTAATGATAGCACTGAAATTGATGATAAAACTATTTTAGATCTTATCCTTCAAACCAGTTTCAGGGTTAGCCCAGATTATGTTGAAAAAAGAGGGTTAGCAGAAATAGAAAAAGCTGTTAAAGCTGCTGGTGGAAGAACAATGAAAGAGGTTCTAGAGAAGCGTTCAGAGCCTGCAAGAGGAGGAGGAACAAGAGTAGTTACAAGCAATTCTCCTGTACAAGCAAACAGATCTGTGCAAGAAATCGGTGATGAATATGATAGAGTAAACAGAAGGATAGAGGAATTAGCTGAAAGACCTTTACCATTCAGGGTAACAAGAGGTAGATCAGGAAGTGTATAATGAAGGATAATAGATAAAGCTACTCTACTTTAGGTATGACCACAAATAAGTGCAAGTGGTCATAGGATAATTAACTTTATGAAATTTGACAACGTTGGAAGTTGCTACAACAGGGTTGTTTTATCTCACTACTAGGATTTTGCTCAAATGTTTCCAACTTTTTTGCCAATTCTTCAAAACCTTGAGACTCAGCAATGGATATAGGGGTAATTCCTGCTTTATTTTGTATACCAGGATTTGCTCCAGCTTTTAATAATTCATCTACTGTATTATCGTTGTTGTAAAAAACAGCAATATGCAAAGGAGTATTATCCTCATTATCTAACGCATTAGGATTTGTATTCTCTACATGGCGCAATACAAAGCTAACTACCTCTATTGAGTCATAGGAAGCCGCAAGATGTAAAGGAGTAACACCGGCATCATTTTTTGAATTAGTAAGTCTTTTTGTTCTTAATAATAAGCTTAATACATTTAAGTAGTCACCACGAATAGCGCTATGTACGGCATCATCTCCTTCGTAAGTACTCAATGTATACTTATCACTATCTATTCCAAATTCATTCACCATAACTTTACCTTTTAAACAGACTTTACATAATAATAACGCGATTGAGATAAAAAGTCAAATTTATGAAGATAAATACTATTAAGCCAGTAAAAAACAATGAATCATTGAATAATAATCAATGTTAGTGTATAATTAAAGATTTTTTGTTTATGGCTATTTCTAAGTTTCTTGATCCGAAGAATGATTTTGCGTTCCGGCGAATCTTTGGCACTGAAAAAAATAAAGATATTCTCATTCACTTTCTGAATGACATACTAAATCTTACTGATGTTGATCAAATCACTGATGTTTCCTTTTTGAGCCCAATTCAAGATCCAGAAATTGCCTCTCAAAAGCAAAGCATTGTCGATGTTCTCTGTACTGATTCTACAGGGGTTCAGATGATTATTGAGATGCAGGTTGCTAAAACCTCTGGCTTTGAAAAACGCGCTCAATACTACGCTGCTAAAGCTTATTCAAGTCAAGCCCATAAGGGTGGTCAGTATCAAGATCTTAAAGGAGTTATTTTTATTGCTATTGCTGATTTTATCTTATTTCCGGGTAAACTGGCTTACAAGTCTGACCATGTTACTGTTGATAAAATCACTTATGAATACGATCTAAAAGACTTCAGTTTCACCTTCATAGAACTACCTAAATTTCATAAAACAAAAGAAGATCAACTAGAAAATATGGTTGAAAAATGGATTTATTTCTTTAAATACGCCGATGAGACCAGCGAAGAGGATCTGCAGAAAATAATAGGTAATGACGTTGTTATTGGTATGGCTTATGACGTATTAAATCAATATAATTGGACTGATCAAGAGCGCTTTACTTACGATCAAGCTAAGAAACATATGGATGATTACCTCTCTTCTATTCAGCAAAAACTTCATGAAGGTAGAGAAGAAGGCAGAGAGGAAGGCATCCAAATTGGTGAGGAACGTGGTAGAGCAGAAGGTGAAATGAAAGCCAAAA is a genomic window of Wolbachia endosymbiont of Folsomia candida containing:
- a CDS encoding twin-arginine translocase TatA/TatE family subunit, translated to MSLGPWQLFLVLIIILVLFGAGRLPQVMGDLGKGIKNLKQELKDSEKLASNEPDR
- a CDS encoding polyprenyl synthetase family protein codes for the protein MLNADLTSNDKLGGIISSDLFAMKEFIFRNVNSEHTELAANIISHLIESGGKKIRPKLVFIICKMLDYSGNNSINVAAAVEFIHNATLLHDDVLDESDARHGVKTANKIWGNKSSILVGDLLLTLAFQWLIECGNLNILSILSEASHFLVRGEIKQMTTLFDPSTMRENYFDIIGEKTASLFSACCEAAAIVSGSTNDETERLKNFGFNFGMAFQIIDDVLDYTADQSTSGKQVGKDFFEGKVTLPAIIAYEKGYSEEKKFWQKCFSSAERNFDQAMVYINNHNAIHLSIKKAKHYINAAQDSISTFSDSIYKNALVDFLNISIERRM
- a CDS encoding nucleotide exchange factor GrpE is translated as MSDNSKEKKKKFVDMVNKHKGDDQQDDNNKETSDFNEDLNTLRERAAQLEDHLRRAVADNENVKRIMQKQISDANDFAVTKFARDMIDSCDNLNKVMEILKDGDPVHEGIKVAHQKIVNDLKKHGIEEVDPLGDLFDSNLHQAVLETEDNEKELGTIVKVLQTGYTIKGRLLRPAMVIISKK
- a CDS encoding ankyrin repeat domain-containing protein; this translates as MTMNYEQWEKILSEINNDEDLNKDNIIEKLKEKLKVEDEDEYKEWEEAGSDVNYRFGIKYTEARVERGFFGLPSICHKVEIHQTTLFSLAAITGYVKIVEALIEKGIDINATDKDGLTPLHEVVGNGHVEVMNILIKKGANVNAVGKDGHTLLHVAAYVDNKEIVEFLIKKGLNINLANKYGHSPLHIAADRNNKKVVEVLIKNGANVNAVSENGFTPLHFAASHFFHRETINALIEGGADPLLKDNFGKTPIDSNISGYIIEFLEKKAIKKGVFYGGSTALLCTAIAVALFTTGVVEVGLMPIIIAVVAIATAALAVGGLTYMTLKPSTEIEGQNVEETAHEGKQGLSA
- the rpsP gene encoding 30S ribosomal protein S16; protein product: MAVKIRLARFGAKKRPFYRIVVADARAPRDGRFIERIGQYDPMLPKDNKNRVVIKADRLKHWLSVGAQATERVLWFIKKGLVTSETEEKKVEKKTTKGQEA
- a CDS encoding ankyrin repeat domain-containing protein; this translates as MVNEFGIDSDKYTLSTYEGDDAVHSAIRGDYLNVLSLLLRTKRLTNSKNDAGVTPLHLAASYDSIEVVSFVLRHVENTNPNALDNEDNTPLHIAVFYNNDNTVDELLKAGANPGIQNKAGITPISIAESQGFEELAKKLETFEQNPSSEIKQPCCSNFQRCQIS
- a CDS encoding Rpn family recombination-promoting nuclease/putative transposase, translated to MAISKFLDPKNDFAFRRIFGTEKNKDILIHFLNDILNLTDVDQITDVSFLSPIQDPEIASQKQSIVDVLCTDSTGVQMIIEMQVAKTSGFEKRAQYYAAKAYSSQAHKGGQYQDLKGVIFIAIADFILFPGKLAYKSDHVTVDKITYEYDLKDFSFTFIELPKFHKTKEDQLENMVEKWIYFFKYADETSEEDLQKIIGNDVVIGMAYDVLNQYNWTDQERFTYDQAKKHMDDYLSSIQQKLHEGREEGREEGIQIGEERGRAEGEMKAKTEVAKNLLKSGVPIDVIAESTGLHTDKIKDLV